From the genome of Penaeus monodon isolate SGIC_2016 chromosome 16, NSTDA_Pmon_1, whole genome shotgun sequence, one region includes:
- the LOC119582911 gene encoding uncharacterized protein LOC119582911 → MCTSTRYPEAIPLRNMTTYHPESQGALEYFHGTLKSMLIKFCTECELEWNQSLPFLLYAIRNLNSDNSYNISEFVEHMHERVIRLRDFARENLEKAKKYMKETFDKKSKERQLQVGDEVLVIVPVKKSPLSVKFEGPVKITAKLSDLKICRQYLEDFTGLFGDIPSRTDLVTHDVKLVPGTQPVRQPPYRMSQDKLNILKSEIKFLFENDIIENSFSEWSSPVVLVPIPDSTWR, encoded by the exons ATGTGTACAAGTACAAGGTATCCCGAGGCAATTCCACTGAGGAATATGACTA CCTACCACCCAGAAAGTCAAGGTGCACTTGAGTACTTTCATGGTACTTTAAAATCTATGCTGATAAAATTTTGTACAGAATGTGAATTGGAGTGGAATCAAAgtcttccctttttattgtatGCTATTAGAA ATTTAAATTCagataatagctataatatatcGGAGTTTGTAGAACATATGCATGAGAGGGTTATAAGACTAAGAGACTTTGcaagagaaaatttggaaaaggcTAAAAAATACATGAAAGAGACTTTTGATAAGAAAAGTAAGGAACGACAACTTCAAGTTGGTGATGAAGTTTTAGTTATAGTTCCTGTGAAGAAAAGTCCACTTAGTGTAAAGTTTGAAGGCCCAGTTAAGATCACTGCAAAGCTTAGTGAT TTGAAGATCTGCAGACAATATTTAGAAGATTTCACAGGTCTGTTTGGTGACATCCCTTCAAGAACAGACCTGGTGACCCATGATGTGAAGCTTGTTCCTGGTACACAGCCAGTTCGTCAACCACCGTATAGGATGTCACAAGATAAGTTGaacattttaaaaagtgaaattaaatttttgtttgagaATGACATTATTGAAAACTCTTTTAGCGAATGGTCAAGTCCTGTAGTCTTGGTCCCTATACCAGACTCTACATGGAGATAA